Proteins from a genomic interval of Campylobacter concisus:
- a CDS encoding Fur family transcriptional regulator, translated as MQYVSLLKQSGLKVTPQRLSVLRILDRHTHPTIDELYDEILKESPSVSLATVYKNLNTLKDEGLVVEVNIVNQKARYDIYEYPHIHVVCESCGSVEDVSYDDAELGKYQEALEKKIGNIIERLNIVASVKSCKHCK; from the coding sequence ATGCAATACGTATCATTATTAAAGCAATCTGGGCTAAAAGTCACGCCACAACGCCTTAGCGTTTTAAGAATTCTTGATCGCCACACGCATCCAACGATTGATGAGCTTTATGATGAAATTTTAAAAGAGAGCCCATCAGTTTCTCTTGCGACAGTTTATAAAAATTTAAATACTTTAAAAGACGAAGGTCTCGTAGTTGAAGTAAATATCGTCAATCAAAAAGCTAGATATGACATCTACGAATATCCACATATTCATGTTGTCTGCGAAAGCTGTGGAAGCGTCGAGGACGTGAGCTACGATGATGCTGAGCTTGGCAAATATCAAGAGGCACTAGAAAAGAAGATCGGAAATATAATAGAGCGTCTAAACATCGTAGCTAGTGTAAAAAGCTGTAAACACTGTAAATAA
- the dxs gene encoding 1-deoxy-D-xylulose-5-phosphate synthase: MNKDVKSLDVDELNALCHDIRDKILATVSKNGGHLSSNIGAVEIIVAMHKIFDVTKDPFIFDVSHQSYAHKLLTGRWESFDTLRKFNGISGYTKPSESKFDYFVAGHSSTSISLAVGAAKAIKLKNEDRIPVAVIGDGSLSGGMAYEALNEMGDRKYPCVIILNDNEMSISKPIGALSKYLSQMMAGQFYQKFKGRVEKFLSYMPDSAAYMARRMEEGIRLITPGMFFEELGLEYIGPVDGHDLGALLSTFETAKNMKKPVIVHVQTLKGKGYEFAEGCYENWHGVGPFDLKSGEFIKRQSNKSATAIFSEHLLKMAREHSDIVGVTAAMPTGTGMDALIQEFPDRFWDVAIAEQHAVTSMSAMAKEGFKPFVAIYSTFMQRAYDQVIHDASILNLNITFAMDRAGIVGEDGETHQGAFDISFLNAVPNMVLFAPRCEESMKNVMEFAYSYKGVSAFRYPRGAFILRDEFEAQPLEFGKGEILADANSDIVFLGYGNGVGRANLVRNLLTGKLDVILVDLVFAKPLDSELLLDLAKRTKKWYIFSDSAKRGGIGEIVSAFLQENKISNISVISFEYEDKFIPHGSTAEVEKYLGISAEQITKNLLENN, translated from the coding sequence ATGAATAAAGACGTTAAAAGTTTAGATGTTGATGAACTAAACGCACTTTGTCATGACATCAGGGATAAAATTTTAGCCACCGTTAGCAAAAATGGCGGTCACCTTAGCTCAAATATCGGTGCAGTTGAGATCATTGTGGCGATGCATAAAATTTTTGATGTGACAAAAGATCCATTTATTTTTGATGTGAGCCACCAAAGCTACGCACACAAGCTACTAACTGGGCGCTGGGAGAGCTTTGATACGCTTAGAAAATTTAATGGCATCAGCGGCTATACAAAGCCAAGCGAGAGTAAATTTGACTACTTTGTAGCAGGGCATAGCTCGACGTCCATATCTTTAGCAGTTGGTGCTGCAAAGGCAATAAAACTTAAAAACGAAGATCGTATCCCAGTAGCTGTCATAGGCGATGGCTCACTAAGTGGTGGAATGGCGTACGAGGCGCTAAATGAGATGGGAGACAGAAAATATCCTTGTGTCATCATCCTAAACGACAACGAGATGAGTATAAGCAAGCCTATAGGCGCGCTTAGCAAGTACCTAAGCCAGATGATGGCAGGACAGTTTTATCAAAAATTTAAGGGCAGGGTTGAGAAATTTCTAAGTTATATGCCAGATTCAGCCGCATATATGGCTAGGCGCATGGAGGAGGGTATCAGGCTAATTACTCCAGGTATGTTTTTTGAAGAGCTTGGGCTTGAGTACATAGGCCCTGTCGATGGACACGACTTAGGCGCGCTTCTTAGTACATTTGAAACTGCTAAAAATATGAAAAAGCCAGTCATTGTGCACGTGCAGACACTAAAGGGCAAAGGGTATGAATTTGCTGAGGGGTGCTACGAAAATTGGCACGGAGTTGGGCCATTTGATCTAAAAAGTGGCGAATTTATTAAAAGACAGTCAAATAAGTCAGCCACGGCGATCTTTAGCGAGCATCTTTTAAAGATGGCAAGAGAGCATAGCGATATCGTTGGTGTTACGGCTGCGATGCCAACAGGTACTGGTATGGATGCCTTGATACAAGAATTTCCAGATCGTTTTTGGGACGTAGCGATAGCCGAGCAGCATGCAGTCACCTCGATGTCAGCTATGGCAAAAGAGGGTTTTAAGCCATTTGTCGCGATATACTCAACTTTTATGCAAAGGGCCTATGATCAAGTCATTCATGACGCTTCTATTTTAAATTTAAACATCACTTTTGCGATGGATAGGGCTGGTATTGTGGGCGAGGACGGCGAAACGCATCAGGGTGCTTTTGATATCAGTTTTTTAAATGCCGTGCCAAACATGGTTCTCTTTGCTCCAAGGTGTGAAGAGAGCATGAAAAATGTTATGGAATTTGCCTACTCTTACAAGGGCGTAAGCGCTTTTAGATACCCACGCGGAGCGTTTATCTTAAGAGATGAGTTTGAAGCTCAGCCACTTGAGTTTGGTAAGGGTGAAATTTTAGCTGATGCAAATAGTGATATTGTATTTTTAGGCTATGGCAACGGCGTTGGCAGAGCAAATTTGGTCAGAAATTTACTAACTGGCAAGCTTGATGTGATATTGGTTGATCTTGTCTTTGCAAAGCCGCTTGATAGTGAGCTTTTATTAGATCTTGCAAAACGCACTAAAAAGTGGTACATCTTTAGCGATAGTGCTAAAAGAGGCGGTATTGGTGAGATAGTAAGTGCATTTTTACAAGAAAATAAAATTTCAAATATAAGCGTCATTAGCTTCGAGTATGAAGATAAATTTATCCCACATGGTTCAACTGCTGAGGTCGAAAAGTACCTTGGTATAAGTGCTGAGCAGATTACCAAAAATTTACTAGAAAATAATTAA
- a CDS encoding CHAD domain-containing protein — translation MSLEIERKFLLKNSQILDFLKEAGVVFKHLEISQFYTKITQNEEIRFRSEEDKFIKTVKIGKDLIREENEEFCEKAEFKKALKNRIGSVILKDRYTFKLNNNPCNIDIFKNKLNGLCTFEIEFSDENEAVFFKLPPFLENFCLSDVTCDKRYKNKFLAIHANENEQIDYKRAYKIIKEKEILPNFAVNLKSGEALRVLFVSIFKVIKRLKSQYLIDKDEEVLHELRVNLRKVRSILKIFSGVFDEKVTLFFGENFKMLANSTNKKRDLDVFLSFLNEQKHANEPIYFVKKALDLEYENVKSYLGDEENYAFLKEWEIFLNEGEFYKSKLFDVSLSRLGSFKLRTLLVLAQKRLKSLNQDCPNESFHDLRIELKKMRYTYEFLCEIFYFEGLKKYEEKLKQMQEIFGNLQDYDVWLGILKRLPEMPDKERLESKIYKQIYKSREEILKKRLKFIKATRKISRNLKIYYI, via the coding sequence GTGAGTTTGGAGATAGAGCGTAAATTTTTACTCAAAAATTCTCAAATTCTAGATTTTTTAAAAGAAGCTGGAGTAGTTTTTAAGCACCTTGAAATTTCTCAATTTTATACCAAGATAACGCAAAATGAAGAGATCCGCTTTCGAAGTGAAGAGGATAAATTTATAAAAACTGTAAAGATCGGCAAAGATCTAATCAGAGAAGAAAATGAAGAATTTTGTGAAAAAGCAGAGTTTAAAAAGGCTCTTAAAAACCGCATCGGTAGTGTCATCTTAAAAGATAGATACACTTTTAAACTAAATAACAATCCTTGCAACATCGATATTTTTAAAAATAAACTAAACGGACTTTGTACATTTGAGATCGAATTTAGCGATGAAAATGAGGCCGTCTTTTTCAAGCTACCACCGTTTTTAGAAAATTTTTGCCTAAGTGACGTAACTTGCGATAAAAGATATAAAAACAAATTTCTTGCCATCCATGCTAATGAAAATGAACAAATCGACTACAAAAGAGCCTATAAGATCATAAAAGAAAAAGAAATTTTGCCAAATTTTGCTGTAAATCTAAAAAGCGGCGAGGCGCTAAGAGTCCTTTTCGTTAGTATTTTTAAAGTAATAAAAAGGCTAAAAAGCCAGTATTTGATAGATAAAGATGAAGAAGTTTTGCATGAGCTTCGCGTAAATTTAAGAAAGGTTAGATCGATCCTTAAAATTTTTAGTGGCGTTTTTGATGAGAAAGTGACACTTTTTTTTGGTGAGAATTTTAAAATGCTTGCAAACTCGACAAACAAAAAGCGAGATTTGGATGTATTTTTGAGCTTTTTAAACGAGCAAAAGCACGCAAATGAGCCTATTTATTTTGTAAAAAAGGCTCTAGATTTAGAGTATGAAAATGTAAAAAGCTACCTTGGCGACGAAGAAAATTACGCATTTTTAAAAGAGTGGGAGATATTTTTAAACGAGGGTGAATTTTATAAGTCAAAACTCTTTGATGTAAGCCTTTCGCGCCTTGGTTCGTTTAAGCTTAGAACGCTTTTGGTTTTAGCTCAAAAAAGACTAAAAAGCCTTAATCAAGACTGCCCAAATGAGAGCTTTCATGATCTTAGGATAGAGCTTAAAAAGATGAGATATACATACGAGTTTTTATGTGAAATTTTCTATTTTGAGGGGCTTAAAAAGTATGAAGAGAAGCTAAAGCAGATGCAAGAAATTTTTGGCAATCTTCAAGACTATGACGTTTGGCTCGGCATCCTTAAAAGACTTCCGGAAATGCCAGATAAAGAGAGGCTCGAGAGTAAAATTTACAAGCAAATTTATAAAAGTAGAGAAGAGATACTAAAAAAGCGTCTTAAATTTATAAAAGCAACTCGCAAAATTTCAAGAAATTTAAAAATTTACTACATATAA